A single window of Actinoallomurus bryophytorum DNA harbors:
- the trxA gene encoding thioredoxin yields MATTTLTTADFDEKAAGEGILLVDFWASWCGPCRSFAPVYERSSEKHEDIVFGKVDTEAQQDLAARFEITSIPTIMAIRDGVIVFAQPGALPEQSLESLIEQVRALDMDDVRSRLATKS; encoded by the coding sequence ATGGCCACCACGACATTGACCACCGCCGACTTCGACGAGAAAGCGGCTGGTGAGGGCATCCTGCTGGTCGATTTCTGGGCGAGCTGGTGCGGTCCGTGCCGTAGCTTCGCCCCCGTCTACGAGCGTTCTTCCGAAAAGCACGAGGACATCGTCTTCGGCAAGGTCGACACCGAGGCCCAGCAGGACCTGGCCGCGCGCTTCGAGATCACCTCGATCCCGACGATCATGGCGATCCGCGACGGCGTCATCGTCTTCGCCCAGCCCGGAGCCCTGCCCGAACAGTCCCTTGAGAGCCTGATCGAGCAGGTACGCGCGCTGGACATGGACGACGTACGCAGCCGGCTCGCCACCAAGTCCTGA